The proteins below come from a single Tachypleus tridentatus isolate NWPU-2018 chromosome 13, ASM421037v1, whole genome shotgun sequence genomic window:
- the LOC143238530 gene encoding uncharacterized protein LOC143238530 → MILNNTEESGISAMQKTRVLLAAFLPSLLCDICICTTTFPPILHKCPLKPHIHPCMCLEVPRSQSDARNESDIEIVAFCKTIRNVEVLQSAMKGFQHHEVDYFVMDGCKLPPFPNGLFHNIKINWIEILNSTIQFQDSFLSCAKDCI, encoded by the coding sequence ATATTAAACAATACCGAAGAGAGTGGAATATCAGCCATGCAGAAAACTAGGGTACTTCTTGCTGCTTTTCTACCTAGTCTTCTGTGTGATATCTGCATATGTACCACTACATTTCCCCCAATTCTTCATAAATGCCCCCTTAAACCACACATTCACCCCTGTATGTGTCTGGAGGTACCTCGTTCTCAATCTGATGCTCGCAATGAGAGTGACATCGAAATTGTGGCTTTCTGTAAAACAATTCGAAACGTGGAAGTATTACAAAGTGCAATGAAGGGGTTTCAACACCATGAAGTGGACTATTTCGTAATGGATGGATGCAAGCTTCCTCCTTTTCCTAATGgtttgtttcataatattaagATAAATTGGATTGAGATACTAAACTCGACCATTCAGTTCCAAGACAGTTTTCTCTCTTGTGCAAAAGACTGCATCTGA